The window ACCCGGTCACCGGCCTAGGAAGGAAGAGGAGGCAACGGGGGTCCGAACGAGACCGGTCCGGCCATCTCTAGTGGTCGGACGGTGGCGGACGGGAGCTAGGTCTCCGGTGGGTCAGGAATGTTCGGGAGAGAGGAGAGAGTGTGAGTCAGGTTTGGGCCTCTCTAACTCATACCCAGTCCAAACTTAAACACCACAAAAAATAAAGCCTTAAATTTTTTTTACCCATTTACCAACTAATGTTTACCCATTCCGATTTTAACATTTAACATGTCTATGAATTCGTATTAATGTCCTCTACGACCTCCTTCAACAAAATTTTCCCAAAATAATTTCCCTACAAAAAGTCAACTCTAGGGTCCTTAAGTAGTTAACAGTTATTCAAAGCGGTAAAAGACCAAAGAAATAGCAAAAGTAAATAACCGTAAAATAATTTAAGAACCGGGGTGTGACACATAAATATATGAAAAATGCTAATGTTGTTGATGACAGATATATCATGCCTTCTGATTGTTCCAGTTCGTGGAGGGGTGTTGTTCATGGTGCCTCCCTTTTGAAAAGAGGTCTTAAGTGGCACATTGGTGATGGTAAAACTATCAGGTTTTAGACTGATACTTGGTTAACTTCTTTCCCACTTTTAGATTTGGCTCTTCCTGAAGCTGTTGTGAATATAAAAATGCCACCATCTGTAAATTTTAGGATGATTATGAATGGAATATAAATATGCTTTCTGCCTTGCTTCCTGATGATATTATCAGCCAAGTTATGAATGTGCCTACTGGTTTTGATGGTGGTGGTGCTGATACACTCATATGGGGTCATACTTCTAATGGAAATTTTTCAGTTAAGTCTGCTTACAACCTGAATTTTGATTTGTCTAATGCCACTTCTCCTTTGTGGAAAGCCGTTTGGAAACTCAAGACCCCTCCTAAACTGAAAACTTTCTACTGGTCTTTACTGCATAAGAAGCTTTTGACAAATGTTCAAAGAGTCAAAAGAAATTTCACAACTGATAAGTCTTGCCCTATCTGCAATAATGCTGATGAAACCCTTTTTCACTTATTCAGGGATTACCCTCGTTCTTCTACAGTTTGGAATGAATTTTTAAGTCCAGGTTCTATTCTCAACTCATTTACTATAAATTGGGATAATTGGATTGCTGCTTAAGTTCATTGTCATAGTGTGATTCAGGAAAATGTGAAATGGTGCAATTTATTTGTGTTCATATGTTGGTTTATTTGGAAATGGAGGAATAAGAGTGTGTTTGATCCCAATTTTTCCATGCCTTTATCTCCCAAGAAGGTTATCTGGAATTACATTGAGGAACGGAATACTGCAAATGCTAAAAAGAATTCTGAGTCTTGCAAACAGCTATAAATTTTTCTCATGGAAAATGCCAAGTGAGAATTGTTTCAAGCTGAACATTGATGGCTCTAGAAGTACTTCCTCTGGAAAGATTGGAGCTAGTGGAGTCATAAGGGATCACAGAGGCAGTTGGATTTCTGGTTTTCAAATAAATCTTGGAGTTGGGGAAATTCTTGATGCTGAGGCATGGGGTTTGTTCTATGACATGAAATTAGCTTCTCAGCTGCAGATTAACAACTTGAGTATTGAGTCTGACTCTGCTGTACTTGTCCAACTCTTCCAGTGTGCTAATCTTGAGATGCACCCTCTTGGCTCTCTCCTTAAAGGTTGTAAGAATTTCATGTCTGCTTTAAGAGCTACTCAGATCAATCATATTTTCAGGGAATCCAATATGACTGCAGATGCTTTGGTTGAAAATAGTGTGCTTCATAAATTAGGCCTGATTGTTTTTGACAATCCTTCGGCCCATGTTACTTAATCTTTTCTTGATGATCTTGCTGCTGTAACAAGAGCTAGGAGAGTCTCTTGTTCTAGTAGTTAGCTTTCTTGTTTTCTTTGTTTAGGCCTCCCAGGCCTCGCTTGTAACCAAAAAAGAAAAAAAGAAAAAAAGATTGTTAAAGGATAGTGGCGGAGAAAGGGCAGGACCCACGGGAGTGACCCGGTTGTTGAAGGAATGCGACTCGAAAGAGAAGCAGACAGAAAGAAATACAAATTAGTTATCAAGCGTGGAGGGTATATTTGGTAAATGGAAGAAACTCTGTTTCTTGTAATAAGAAGAAATCATTGGGTTCGTCATTTGTGAGATGAAGCTCGGCCATGGCGGCAATAAGAAGAAACCTCTGTAGGCTTCAGCGGGTCTATTCGTCTGCAGCTGCAATTGAGTCGACGACGGGGGGCGTGAAAGATTACGAAGACTATAGGAGGTCCCTTTACGGTGACATCACCCACAAAGCTCTCCTTGTTGATGCTGTCGGCACCCTCCTTGTTCCTTCTCAGCCTATGGCTCAGGTTCCTTCCTTTTCTTTCTTTCTTGTTTCTAATCATTATAATTTGTGGGTTTCAGAATTGCATTTTTTCTACTTGTGTCTGCTGAGCACTTGATAGGCCTTGTGCTTATGGTATTGTCTTGTTGACATAGATATATAGGCAGATAGGGGAGAAGTATGGGGTGGAATACTCAGAGGCTGAGATTTTGAACAGATACAGACGAGCTTACGAGCAGCCTTGGGGCAGATCTCGTCTCAGGTCTCTTTTCACCTTTCGCTTCCTCCCATTTCTCTTGGGGCATGTGTATCATGGCTTCTTATCTGATTTTGTTTGTCATTATTTGGTTCATTACATCTTACCTTTATGACATAAAGGTAATGAACTCAATTGCTGCCTTGGATAGCTATAACTCTTAGTTTTGCTAGTTTGCCTTAGAAACTGTCTCTGACTTCCTATAGTTTGATAACGATTGTGGGTTCCTATAGTTTGACAATGATTGCTTAACCTTCTTTTGTTACAACTAAGTATTGACCAGGATATATCTCATCAAATTAAGTAACTTTGGTTCACTTTTTTCGTTTTGTAAAGTGTTTTGGACAGTTTTCTCAAGTTGTATGACTATGGTCATACAATTTTCCTTCTGTCAAAAATGCAATCATTGGATTTGATCAAGGGAGCAATCAAAGTTGACAAAAACATTAATCAAATGTATAATCTCATAACTAAATGGAAATACCAGTCTCGTCTGATTAAATGTTTGTCTCTATGAAATTGCATGGAGGGTGTTAGTTGTTATTTCTGGTTTTACTTTCTTTCTTATTGAAAGACCGAATCCAGTTTTGAATGGCTTTATTATGGTAATTGGCACTGCAATCAGAATGTCTTGGTCTTCCTCTTTCATTCCATCAGCATTCGAATGACTCTCTGATCTTTGTTAGCATTGAACTGAACCATTTTATCTTATTCCCTTTCAGATATGTAAATGATGGGAGACCCTTTTGGCAATATATAGTCCGATCTTCTACTGGTTGTTCAGATTCTCAGTACTTTGAAGAACTTTATAACTACTATACAACTAACAAGGTTGGGTAACTTATGAAAGATGATT of the Fragaria vesca subsp. vesca linkage group LG6, FraVesHawaii_1.0, whole genome shotgun sequence genome contains:
- the LOC101312955 gene encoding haloacid dehalogenase-like hydrolase domain-containing protein 3-like, with product MAAIRRNLCRLQRVYSSAAAIESTTGGVKDYEDYRRSLYGDITHKALLVDAVGTLLVPSQPMAQIYRQIGEKYGVEYSEAEILNRYRRAYEQPWGRSRLRYVNDGRPFWQYIVRSSTGCSDSQYFEELYNYYTTNKAWHLCDPDAEVVFEALRKAGVKVAVVSNFDTRLRPLLQALNCEHWFDAVAVSAEVAAEKPNPTIFIKACELLGVKPEDAVHVGDDRRNDLWGARDAGCDAWLWGSDVHSFKEVAQRVGVRV
- the LOC101312663 gene encoding putative ribonuclease H protein At1g65750-like; the encoded protein is MPSENCFKLNIDGSRSTSSGKIGASGVIRDHRGSWISGFQINLGVGEILDAEAWGLFYDMKLASQLQINNLSIESDSAVLVQLFQCANLEMHPLGSLLKGCKNFMSALRATQINHIFRESNMTADALVENSVLHKLGLIVFDNPSAHVT